A genomic window from Terrisporobacter glycolicus ATCC 14880 = DSM 1288 includes:
- a CDS encoding nitrous oxide-stimulated promoter family protein yields MGRIEKEKKTINIMINIYCKKKHKNKDGLCEECKELLEYAHKRLDFCKFGEEKSFCSKCPIHCYKKDMKAKVKGVMKFSGPRLIIYSPIQFIKHIFE; encoded by the coding sequence ATGGGAAGAATAGAAAAAGAGAAAAAAACAATAAATATTATGATAAATATTTATTGTAAGAAAAAACATAAAAATAAAGATGGTCTGTGTGAAGAATGTAAAGAGCTATTAGAATATGCTCATAAAAGACTGGACTTTTGTAAATTTGGTGAGGAAAAAAGCTTTTGTAGTAAGTGTCCCATACATTGCTACAAAAAAGATATGAAAGCAAAAGTTAAAGGTGTTATGAAATTTTCAGGACCGAGACTTATAATTTACAGTCCAATTCAATTTATAAAACATATATTCGAATAA
- a CDS encoding AAA family ATPase translates to MSYNIAVAGKGGTGKTSLTGILIDYLTKEKKGETLVVDADANSNINDVLGMELSGTIGEIKEKANLMEQKREQYPGGMTKSQYLEYELNSIVEEGNGYDLLVMGRSEGEGCYCFVNSILKRQIQLMSNHYDYVVMDNEAGMEHLSRKTLREIDDLLLISDCSARSIEAVARIRDLAKEMGIRVGRTSLIVNKAPNGELNDGVKREIERFDLDLLGVVPMDEMIFEYDCNRKPLVELPETSKARVAMKEIFEKLNV, encoded by the coding sequence ATGTCATACAATATAGCAGTTGCAGGTAAAGGTGGTACAGGGAAAACAAGTTTAACAGGAATACTTATTGATTATCTTACTAAAGAAAAAAAGGGTGAAACTTTAGTAGTAGACGCAGATGCAAACTCTAATATAAATGATGTATTAGGAATGGAATTAAGTGGTACAATAGGAGAAATAAAAGAAAAAGCAAACCTAATGGAGCAAAAAAGAGAACAATATCCAGGGGGAATGACTAAATCTCAATATTTAGAATATGAATTAAATTCTATTGTTGAAGAGGGAAATGGATATGATTTACTTGTAATGGGTAGATCAGAAGGTGAAGGTTGTTATTGTTTTGTCAATTCAATCTTAAAAAGACAAATTCAATTAATGTCTAATCACTATGATTATGTAGTTATGGACAATGAAGCTGGTATGGAACATTTAAGTAGAAAAACACTTAGAGAAATAGATGATCTATTATTAATAAGTGACTGTTCAGCTAGAAGTATAGAAGCTGTTGCAAGAATAAGAGATTTAGCTAAAGAAATGGGAATAAGAGTTGGGAGAACATCTTTAATAGTAAATAAAGCACCTAATGGAGAGTTAAATGATGGTGTAAAGAGAGAAATTGAAAGATTTGATTTAGATTTACTTGGAGTAGTTCCTATGGACGAAATGATATTTGAATACGACTGTAATAGAAAACCATTAGTTGAATTACCAGAGACTTCTAAAGCTAGAGTAGCCATGAAAGAAATTTTTGAAAAACTAAATGTTTAA
- the cysS gene encoding cysteine--tRNA ligase: MDIKLYNTLSRNVEKFIPIEEKKVKMYTCGPTVYNYAHIGNLRTYIFEDVLKRTLKYNGYEVNHVMNITDVGHLQSDGDTGEDKMEMGAKRENKSVLDIARFYEGEFLKDLQLLNIQVANHIPRATDHVKEMIGLIEKLEKRGYTYIANNNVYFSIDKFKDYNKLANLSLEEMNAGNRVEVDIYKKNPLDFVLWFTNSKYDNHILQWDSPWGGGFPGWHVECSAMAIKYLGEDMDIHCGGIDHIPVHHTNEIAQSEGALGHKWVNYWLHGEFLILDKGKMSKSSGSFITLNNLIENNVDPLVYRYYVLQSKYRKPLVFSYDRLKDASNSFEILKNKVTLINGNINDEMLTNENIIEEYKNRFLKYINDDLNIANGFTLLHEVIKSEKLNNKEKKIIIDDFDKVFGLKLNELSDDKEKLNKDFVNKINLLIEQREASRKNKDYKKSDEIRDYLLENNIEIMDNKDKTTWKIRI; this comes from the coding sequence ATGGATATAAAACTGTATAACACATTAAGCAGAAATGTAGAAAAATTTATACCTATTGAAGAAAAGAAAGTTAAAATGTATACTTGTGGACCAACGGTATACAACTATGCCCACATAGGGAATTTAAGAACTTATATATTTGAAGATGTATTAAAAAGAACTCTTAAATACAATGGATATGAAGTTAATCATGTAATGAATATAACAGATGTGGGGCATTTACAATCAGATGGAGATACTGGTGAAGATAAAATGGAAATGGGTGCTAAAAGAGAAAATAAAAGTGTGCTAGATATAGCAAGATTTTATGAAGGTGAGTTTCTAAAAGACTTACAACTTTTAAATATTCAAGTAGCAAATCATATTCCTAGAGCAACTGATCATGTAAAAGAAATGATAGGGTTAATAGAAAAGTTGGAAAAAAGGGGATACACATATATAGCTAATAATAATGTATATTTTTCTATTGATAAATTTAAAGATTATAACAAACTGGCCAATTTAAGCTTAGAAGAAATGAACGCTGGAAATCGAGTGGAAGTAGATATTTATAAAAAAAATCCTCTTGATTTTGTTTTATGGTTTACTAATTCAAAATATGATAATCATATATTACAGTGGGACTCTCCATGGGGGGGAGGATTTCCAGGTTGGCATGTTGAATGTTCAGCAATGGCAATAAAATACTTAGGGGAGGATATGGATATTCATTGTGGAGGAATAGATCATATACCAGTACATCACACAAATGAAATCGCACAATCTGAAGGAGCACTTGGACACAAATGGGTAAATTACTGGTTACATGGTGAGTTTTTAATTCTTGATAAAGGAAAAATGTCAAAATCGAGCGGATCATTTATTACATTAAATAATTTAATAGAAAATAATGTGGACCCATTAGTATATAGATATTATGTTTTACAATCAAAATACAGAAAACCATTAGTATTTAGTTATGATAGATTAAAAGATGCATCTAATTCTTTTGAAATATTGAAAAATAAAGTAACATTAATAAATGGAAATATTAATGATGAAATGTTAACAAATGAAAATATAATAGAAGAATATAAAAATAGATTTTTAAAATATATAAATGATGATTTAAATATAGCAAATGGTTTTACTTTGCTTCATGAGGTAATAAAAAGTGAAAAATTAAATAATAAAGAAAAGAAAATAATAATAGATGATTTTGATAAAGTATTTGGTTTAAAATTAAATGAATTAAGTGATGACAAAGAAAAGCTTAATAAAGATTTTGTTAACAAGATTAATTTATTAATAGAACAAAGAGAAGCTTCTAGAAAAAATAAAGACTATAAAAAGTCTGATGAGATTAGAGATTATTTATTAGAAAATAATATTGAAATAATGGATAATAAAGATAAGACAACTTGGAAAATAAGAATATAA
- a CDS encoding Fur family transcriptional regulator: MNNEDNILKAANLKTTKKRMIILSVLNNADSPLTSEDILEQASKEVNINLSTVYRALNALTEKNILLKQLSNDGKTYFQINNREHKHQLICSLCNKVVLVNCCPLKKFENDLCDETGFTITSHNLEFTGICPECAKKL; this comes from the coding sequence ATGAATAATGAAGATAATATTTTAAAAGCAGCTAATTTAAAAACTACTAAAAAAAGAATGATAATACTTTCTGTATTAAATAACGCTGACAGCCCTCTTACATCTGAAGATATATTAGAACAAGCTTCAAAGGAAGTTAATATAAATCTATCTACTGTTTATAGGGCATTAAATGCTCTAACTGAAAAAAATATTTTATTAAAACAATTGAGCAATGATGGAAAAACATATTTTCAAATTAATAATAGAGAACATAAACATCAATTAATATGTTCTTTATGCAATAAAGTTGTATTAGTAAATTGTTGCCCTTTAAAAAAATTTGAAAATGATTTATGTGATGAAACAGGCTTTACCATCACTAGTCATAACTTGGAGTTTACAGGCATATGTCCTGAGTGTGCGAAAAAATTATAA
- a CDS encoding metal ABC transporter substrate-binding protein, with translation MKKIISLLLVIPMLFTIGCSKENKTDENSDGKIKIYTSIYPLYDFAKKVGGDKVEVTNLVPAGTEPHDWEISTSDIVNLEKAEMLIYNGAGIENWTDKVIDTLENKDIVYVKTSEGLDIHKAGEKANSNKDDGHSHGSFDPHTWLSIKNAKKEMKNIKDALIKHDSENTKYYEKNYEKYAKKLDELDKKYSDTLGPIKNKTIIVAHEAFGYLCSDYNINQEGIEGLTPDSEPDPARMREIIKFAKENNVKTIFFEELVSPKVAETIAKEINAKTEVLNPLEGLSEEQINNGEDYFSVMEKNLEALYESMK, from the coding sequence ATGAAAAAAATAATATCCTTACTACTAGTAATACCTATGTTGTTTACAATAGGTTGTAGTAAAGAAAATAAAACTGATGAAAATTCAGATGGAAAGATAAAAATATATACTAGTATATATCCTTTGTACGATTTCGCTAAAAAAGTTGGAGGAGATAAAGTTGAGGTAACAAACTTAGTTCCGGCAGGAACAGAGCCACATGATTGGGAAATATCAACAAGTGATATTGTAAATCTAGAAAAAGCAGAGATGCTTATTTATAATGGAGCAGGTATTGAAAACTGGACGGATAAAGTTATAGATACCTTAGAAAACAAAGATATAGTATATGTAAAAACTAGTGAAGGATTAGACATACATAAGGCAGGAGAAAAAGCAAACAGTAATAAAGATGATGGACATAGCCACGGAAGTTTTGATCCTCACACATGGCTAAGTATAAAAAATGCAAAGAAGGAAATGAAAAATATCAAGGACGCATTAATAAAGCATGATTCTGAAAATACTAAGTATTATGAAAAAAATTATGAAAAATATGCTAAAAAGCTTGATGAGCTAGACAAAAAATACTCTGATACTTTAGGTCCAATTAAAAATAAAACAATTATAGTTGCTCATGAAGCTTTTGGATATTTATGTTCAGACTATAATATAAATCAAGAGGGAATAGAGGGATTAACACCTGATAGCGAACCAGACCCTGCAAGAATGAGGGAAATAATTAAATTTGCGAAAGAAAATAATGTAAAAACAATATTCTTTGAAGAACTTGTAAGCCCAAAAGTTGCTGAGACAATAGCAAAAGAAATAAATGCTAAAACAGAAGTATTAAATCCATTAGAAGGTTTAAGTGAAGAGCAAATAAATAATGGTGAAGATTATTTTAGTGTGATGGAAAAGAATTTAGAAGCATTGTATGAATCAATGAAATAA
- a CDS encoding metal ABC transporter ATP-binding protein, which produces MKNIISIENVSFAYNKENVLQDIILSIDEGDFVGIIGCNGSGKSTLMKLLIGQLNPSKGKIKLFNEELDKSNNLNKIGYVPQISLSSGANFPATVEEIVMANLYSKVGFMKFPKKEHKQKVKEALKIVNMEDYSKRLIGNLSGGQQQRVMIAKALVSDPKIIILDEPTTGIDATSEEQLYTLLEKLNKESKITIVIVSHDFAKISKYTSKIFVVENNKVSLMGKENEV; this is translated from the coding sequence ATGAAAAATATAATATCTATTGAAAATGTATCCTTTGCTTATAATAAGGAAAATGTGTTACAAGATATTATTTTATCCATAGATGAAGGAGATTTTGTGGGTATAATTGGTTGTAATGGTAGTGGGAAGAGTACACTTATGAAGCTTTTAATAGGACAGTTAAATCCATCAAAAGGAAAAATAAAATTATTTAATGAAGAATTAGATAAAAGTAATAATTTAAATAAAATAGGATATGTACCACAAATATCACTATCTAGTGGGGCAAACTTTCCAGCTACAGTAGAAGAAATTGTTATGGCAAATTTATACTCCAAAGTTGGTTTTATGAAATTTCCTAAAAAGGAACATAAACAAAAAGTAAAAGAAGCTCTAAAAATTGTTAATATGGAAGACTATTCAAAACGGTTAATAGGCAACTTATCTGGAGGTCAGCAACAAAGGGTAATGATTGCAAAAGCTTTAGTTAGTGATCCTAAAATTATAATTTTAGATGAACCAACAACAGGTATTGATGCTACTTCAGAAGAGCAACTGTATACTCTTCTTGAAAAATTAAATAAAGAGTCTAAAATAACAATAGTTATTGTTAGTCATGATTTTGCAAAAATATCTAAATATACAAGTAAAATATTTGTAGTTGAAAATAATAAGGTATCTTTAATGGGTAAGGAGAATGAGGTGTAG
- a CDS encoding metal ABC transporter permease, with protein sequence MIFEYDFMRRAFIVGILLAIIVPCIGIIVVLKRLSMIGDALSHSSLAGIAAGLVFNINPVLAAVIASLASAFSIEFIRKKMPKYSEMSIAIIMSAGVGLAGVLSGFVKDSASFNSFLFGSIVAITDFELFMVIGISLLVIIAFIFLYKELMYIAFDEEGARLVGIPIKTVNFIFTILTAFTVSIAARTVGALIVSSMMVVPVACAMKFGKSYKHTVLLSILFALIFTIIGLTISYYIGLKPGGTIVLTGVLFLILTIIIKRD encoded by the coding sequence ATGATTTTTGAATATGATTTTATGAGGAGGGCATTTATTGTAGGAATATTACTTGCGATTATTGTACCTTGTATCGGTATTATAGTAGTCTTAAAAAGATTATCTATGATAGGAGACGCACTATCTCATTCATCTCTTGCTGGTATTGCAGCAGGCTTAGTTTTTAATATTAACCCTGTACTTGCAGCTGTAATAGCATCTTTAGCATCTGCTTTTAGTATAGAATTTATAAGAAAGAAAATGCCAAAGTACTCGGAAATGTCCATAGCAATTATTATGTCAGCTGGCGTTGGTTTAGCTGGTGTATTATCTGGATTTGTAAAAGATTCGGCTTCATTTAATAGTTTTTTATTTGGTAGTATTGTAGCAATAACGGATTTTGAATTATTTATGGTAATAGGAATAAGTTTATTAGTTATAATTGCTTTTATATTTTTATATAAAGAATTAATGTATATTGCTTTCGATGAAGAAGGAGCAAGACTTGTAGGTATACCAATAAAAACTGTTAACTTTATTTTCACTATACTAACAGCTTTTACAGTATCTATAGCTGCTAGAACAGTAGGTGCATTAATAGTTTCTTCTATGATGGTAGTACCAGTTGCTTGTGCAATGAAATTTGGAAAAAGTTATAAACATACAGTATTGCTATCAATATTGTTTGCTTTGATTTTTACAATCATAGGACTAACAATATCATATTATATAGGGTTAAAGCCTGGAGGTACTATCGTTTTAACAGGAGTTTTATTCCTTATATTGACAATAATAATTAAAAGAGATTAA
- a CDS encoding response regulator transcription factor → MKILVVEDNKKLLQTIEKELKKHFEVECCEDGEEALYLIKQGIYDLVVLDLMLPSLGGIDILKNIRNNHIDTPVLILTAKESLDEKVEAFSIGANDYLTKPFYMEELVARIYAMLRTTGKLQTKNTLDFYDLHLDLSKRRVFYKNEEIELQNKQFNLLEYFLLNKGTILLKEQIYDRIWGMESDATIEIVEVYISNLRKILSKFGYDKCIKTKRKVGYMFDDK, encoded by the coding sequence ATGAAAATATTAGTAGTAGAAGATAATAAAAAGTTATTACAAACTATTGAAAAGGAACTAAAAAAACACTTTGAAGTTGAATGCTGTGAAGATGGAGAAGAAGCTCTTTATCTTATAAAACAAGGAATATATGATTTAGTTGTACTAGATTTAATGTTACCAAGTTTAGGTGGTATAGATATTCTAAAAAATATAAGAAATAATCATATAGATACACCTGTGCTTATTTTAACAGCCAAAGAAAGTCTTGATGAAAAAGTAGAAGCTTTTTCTATTGGAGCTAATGATTACTTAACAAAGCCATTTTATATGGAAGAATTAGTTGCAAGAATATATGCAATGCTTAGAACAACAGGAAAATTACAAACAAAAAATACATTGGATTTTTATGATTTGCATCTGGATTTGAGTAAAAGAAGAGTATTTTATAAAAATGAAGAAATAGAACTGCAAAACAAACAGTTTAATTTACTAGAGTACTTCTTATTAAATAAAGGAACTATTTTATTAAAGGAACAAATATATGACAGAATTTGGGGTATGGAATCGGACGCAACTATAGAAATTGTGGAAGTATATATAAGTAATTTGAGAAAAATATTAAGTAAATTTGGATATGATAAATGTATAAAAACTAAGCGTAAGGTTGGGTATATGTTTGATGATAAATAA
- a CDS encoding sensor histidine kinase, translating into MINKKVFNDTKDKLIKINILVVSSFLIIFSLFTFFYFQSITYNSIDDKLKEEYEYISMQVNRSSYLNPIVLNDPRDLVYIYKNNRLIYYTKSDYFNEYVPSEEGNEINACFTYKKGNYTFRELSITINNMKIRIIRNIDSELSSLKQLLFVIGIGIVFSIIITYFVALYLTRKALLPIENAWHTQAKFIQDASHELRTPITIVSSKLQSLLTVPNNTISDEVETIADAMNETRRLKKMIKDLLSLSKEDSITKLKIEEINMVDLVEEIYRDYIDIANIQNKVLKYENNLKNPLILSDRNKLKQLLLIFIDNAFKYTDTNDEIRFTLDEKDNKIVCLILDTGIGIKESDLKHIFDRFFRSDNVRNQDIDGSGIGLSIAKMISINLKCKIKPYSVVNEGSKFEIIIPREIS; encoded by the coding sequence ATGATAAATAAAAAAGTCTTTAATGATACTAAAGATAAACTGATTAAAATTAATATTTTAGTAGTATCTAGCTTTTTAATTATTTTTTCTCTTTTTACATTTTTTTATTTTCAAAGCATAACTTATAATAGTATAGATGATAAGTTAAAAGAAGAATACGAATATATTAGTATGCAAGTAAACAGGAGTTCATATTTAAACCCTATAGTTTTAAATGATCCTAGGGATTTAGTATATATTTATAAAAATAATAGGCTTATATATTATACAAAAAGTGATTATTTTAATGAATATGTACCCTCAGAAGAAGGTAATGAAATAAATGCATGTTTTACTTACAAAAAAGGAAATTACACATTCAGAGAGTTATCGATAACAATAAATAATATGAAAATTAGAATAATAAGAAATATTGATTCTGAGCTTTCCTCATTAAAACAATTACTTTTTGTTATAGGAATTGGAATAGTATTTTCTATTATTATTACATATTTCGTTGCTCTATATTTGACACGAAAGGCCTTGTTACCAATAGAAAATGCTTGGCATACACAAGCTAAATTTATTCAAGACGCCTCTCATGAACTAAGAACTCCAATTACAATAGTATCATCTAAATTACAAAGTCTTTTGACTGTACCAAATAATACAATAAGTGATGAAGTGGAAACTATAGCAGATGCTATGAATGAAACTAGAAGGCTAAAAAAGATGATTAAAGATTTATTATCTCTTTCAAAAGAAGACTCTATAACAAAATTGAAAATTGAAGAAATAAATATGGTAGATTTAGTTGAAGAGATATATAGAGATTATATTGATATAGCAAATATTCAAAATAAAGTTTTAAAATACGAAAATAATCTTAAAAATCCATTGATTTTAAGCGATAGAAACAAGCTTAAACAATTATTATTAATATTTATAGATAATGCATTTAAATACACGGATACGAATGACGAGATAAGATTTACGCTAGACGAAAAAGATAATAAAATAGTTTGTTTAATACTAGATACAGGCATTGGAATTAAGGAAAGTGATTTAAAACATATTTTTGATAGATTTTTTAGAAGTGATAATGTAAGAAATCAAGATATTGATGGATCAGGAATTGGTTTATCAATTGCAAAAATGATAAGTATAAATCTTAAGTGTAAGATAAAACCTTATTCTGTAGTAAACGAAGGATCTAAATTTGAAATAATAATACCTAGAGAAATTTCTTAA
- the trxA gene encoding thioredoxin has translation MPSILNNSQFYNKVRTSDKLVVMDFFATWCGPCKMLAPIFESLSDEMSDKVDFAKIDIDRSLEVVEEYKIVSVPTMIMFKNGKEVQRIVGFVPKEQIKSKIKAHL, from the coding sequence ATGCCAAGTATATTAAATAATTCTCAATTTTATAATAAAGTTAGAACGTCAGATAAGTTAGTAGTAATGGATTTTTTTGCAACGTGGTGTGGACCTTGTAAAATGCTAGCGCCCATATTTGAATCTTTAAGCGATGAAATGTCCGATAAAGTTGACTTTGCTAAAATTGATATTGATAGAAGTCTAGAAGTGGTAGAGGAGTATAAAATAGTTTCTGTTCCAACAATGATAATGTTTAAAAATGGAAAAGAAGTTCAAAGAATAGTAGGGTTCGTTCCAAAGGAACAAATAAAATCTAAAATAAAGGCTCATTTATAA
- a CDS encoding NAD(P)/FAD-dependent oxidoreductase translates to MRYDIAIVGSGPAGLSAAINAKIRNKNIIVFGNDNLSNKLEKAPEINNYLGFHEISGEDLKSKFKHHIDSMGIKVSNNKITNIYAMGDYFALMSGENMFEATTVILATGVQYGKPIKGEEEYLGRGVGYCATCDAPLYREKTVAIIGYNKESEEEANFLNEIASKTYFIPMYKKEGLMRGNDLDTSIEVINERPVEIKGEMLVNQVSFKNSAIDVDGVFVIKDSASPKTLVPGLEVDESHVKVDINMNTNIAGCFACGDIAGKPYSYIKSAGQGQIAAINAVSYIDQLKVKEKNIK, encoded by the coding sequence ATGAGGTATGATATAGCAATCGTAGGAAGTGGGCCAGCTGGCCTTTCAGCGGCAATAAACGCGAAAATTAGAAATAAAAATATAATAGTATTTGGAAATGATAATTTGAGTAACAAACTAGAGAAAGCTCCAGAAATAAACAACTATTTAGGATTTCATGAAATTAGTGGAGAAGATCTAAAAAGCAAATTTAAGCACCATATAGATAGTATGGGAATTAAAGTTTCTAATAATAAAATTACAAATATTTATGCTATGGGTGATTATTTTGCTTTAATGAGTGGTGAAAATATGTTTGAAGCTACTACAGTTATATTAGCAACAGGCGTTCAATATGGCAAACCAATTAAAGGTGAAGAAGAATATTTAGGTAGAGGTGTAGGCTATTGTGCTACTTGTGATGCTCCTTTATATAGAGAAAAAACTGTAGCTATTATAGGTTACAATAAAGAATCTGAAGAAGAAGCAAATTTTTTAAATGAAATAGCATCTAAAACATATTTTATACCAATGTATAAAAAAGAAGGACTTATGAGAGGTAATGATTTAGATACAAGTATAGAAGTTATAAATGAAAGGCCAGTTGAAATAAAAGGAGAAATGTTAGTAAATCAAGTATCATTTAAAAATAGTGCTATAGACGTAGATGGAGTTTTTGTAATAAAAGATAGTGCATCTCCAAAAACTTTAGTTCCAGGACTTGAAGTTGATGAGTCGCACGTTAAAGTTGATATAAATATGAATACTAATATTGCTGGGTGCTTTGCATGTGGAGATATAGCTGGTAAACCTTATTCTTATATTAAATCAGCTGGGCAAGGTCAAATAGCAGCAATTAATGCAGTGTCATATATAGATCAATTAAAAGTAAAAGAAAAAAATATTAAATAA
- a CDS encoding ArsR/SmtB family transcription factor — protein sequence METLVKVFKALSDETRLKILMIISSKVMCQKGISKHLQISDSAVSQHIKILKEANILTGYKEGYYVFYKINEEVFNECISFMKFINDDDQNFIHMTNIETSKNCCGNTCKGKSKCCRKRENLK from the coding sequence ATGGAAACTTTAGTAAAGGTATTTAAAGCGCTAAGTGATGAAACTAGATTGAAGATTTTAATGATTATATCTAGTAAAGTTATGTGCCAAAAAGGCATATCAAAGCATTTGCAGATTTCAGACTCAGCAGTTTCTCAGCATATTAAAATATTAAAAGAGGCAAATATTTTAACAGGATATAAAGAAGGATATTATGTTTTTTATAAAATTAATGAAGAAGTTTTTAATGAATGTATATCTTTTATGAAGTTTATAAATGATGATGATCAAAATTTTATACATATGACAAATATTGAAACTAGTAAAAACTGTTGTGGAAATACCTGTAAAGGGAAGTCAAAATGTTGTAGGAAAAGGGAGAATTTAAAATGA
- a CDS encoding NifB/NifX family molybdenum-iron cluster-binding protein, whose translation MKICIPVVENKGMESTPYNHFGSAPKFLVVNLDGEEVEVIDNGDLNHEHGKCQPMKALANKAVDVVIVRGIGAGAISKLNSMGTKVFRGVEGNVKENLELLKENKLVEFTANNGCNHHDCGNH comes from the coding sequence ATGAAAATTTGTATACCAGTAGTAGAAAATAAAGGAATGGAAAGTACTCCATATAATCACTTTGGGTCAGCTCCAAAATTTTTAGTTGTTAACTTAGATGGAGAAGAAGTAGAGGTAATAGATAATGGTGATTTAAATCACGAACACGGAAAATGTCAACCAATGAAAGCTTTAGCTAACAAAGCTGTAGATGTTGTTATAGTAAGAGGAATAGGTGCTGGAGCAATATCTAAATTAAATAGTATGGGAACAAAAGTATTTAGAGGTGTTGAAGGAAACGTAAAAGAAAACCTTGAATTATTAAAAGAAAATAAATTAGTTGAGTTTACTGCAAATAATGGTTGCAATCACCATGATTGTGGAAATCACTAA
- a CDS encoding SLC13 family permease, whose product MSNQIISVLIFAAVILFIVTEKIDRTVAAISGAVLMIITNVLTLEKAISHIDFNTIGVLMGMMIVVSIVKNSGLFEYIAIYSAKKSKGNPWKIMIYFIVITAVLSALLDNVTTVLLVGPMTIVICQILNVNPIPFLMTEIIASNVGGTSTLIGDPPNIMIGSAANLSFSDFIINVGPVVVVILFAVIICFKFIYKKDISNMANEACITSLDEEKAIQDRPLLYKSICVLFLILLGFIFHSSLNIESSMIALSGACVMLIIGKQDTNEIISSVEWSTILFFIGLFIVVGGLSESGVIDNLAQFLINLTKGNTTYTMCLILWISAIISSFLDNIPFVATLIPLILTMQSQGMDVMPLWWATSLGACLGGNGTLIGASANVVLANIGEKHGYDISFKKYFKLGFPVMLLTVFISTIYLLLKY is encoded by the coding sequence ATGAGTAATCAAATTATATCAGTTTTAATCTTTGCAGCAGTAATACTATTTATTGTAACAGAAAAAATAGATAGAACTGTGGCTGCTATTAGTGGTGCTGTCCTTATGATAATTACCAATGTTTTAACTTTAGAGAAAGCTATTTCACATATAGACTTTAATACTATTGGGGTACTTATGGGTATGATGATTGTAGTATCAATAGTTAAAAATTCAGGTTTATTCGAATATATTGCTATTTATTCAGCAAAGAAGTCTAAAGGAAATCCTTGGAAAATAATGATTTACTTTATTGTTATTACAGCTGTATTATCTGCATTGTTAGATAACGTAACAACTGTATTATTAGTAGGCCCTATGACCATTGTAATATGTCAGATTCTTAATGTTAACCCAATTCCATTTCTTATGACAGAAATAATTGCTTCTAATGTTGGAGGTACATCTACTTTAATAGGAGACCCTCCAAATATAATGATTGGTAGTGCGGCAAATTTAAGTTTTTCTGATTTTATTATTAATGTTGGACCTGTTGTTGTAGTTATTTTATTTGCTGTAATTATATGTTTTAAGTTCATATATAAAAAAGACATTTCAAATATGGCAAACGAGGCATGTATTACTTCTTTAGATGAGGAAAAGGCTATACAAGACAGACCTCTACTTTATAAAAGTATCTGTGTTTTATTTTTAATCTTGCTTGGATTTATTTTTCATAGTAGTTTAAATATAGAATCTTCTATGATTGCTTTGTCTGGGGCATGTGTTATGCTTATCATAGGAAAACAAGATACAAATGAGATAATAAGTAGTGTTGAGTGGAGTACAATATTATTTTTCATAGGTTTATTTATAGTTGTAGGTGGACTTTCTGAGTCAGGTGTTATAGATAACCTTGCACAGTTTTTAATAAATTTAACAAAAGGAAATACTACATACACAATGTGTCTTATATTATGGATTTCAGCTATAATATCTTCTTTCCTTGACAATATACCATTTGTAGCCACTTTAATTCCATTAATACTTACTATGCAATCTCAAGGAATGGATGTTATGCCACTTTGGTGGGCAACGTCTTTAGGTGCTTGTCTTGGTGGAAACGGAACATTAATAGGTGCTTCAGCCAATGTGGTCTTAGCAAATATTGGTGAGAAGCATGGGTATGATATTTCTTTTAAAAAATACTTTAAACTTGGCTTCCCAGTCATGTTACTGACAGTTTTTATTTCAACCATATATTTATTATTAAAATATTAA